From Micromonospora nigra, one genomic window encodes:
- a CDS encoding cation diffusion facilitator family transporter: MGAGHDHHHGAVANAAHRHAGRLWAAFALLATLMVVEAVAALQTGSLALLSDAGHMFTDVLGIGMALAAVAATRRAAADPQRTFGLYRLEVLAALANAVLLSGVAVYVLVEAVRRFGDPVEVPAGPMLVVAVLGLLANVVAFALLRPGAKESINLRGAYLEVLGDLLGSLGVIAAALLIAVTDWWWADPLVAVGIGLFILPRTWRLGRAAVRILVQAAPEHLQVTAVHDRLAAVPGVAEVHDLHVWTLTSGMEVASAHLTMAPDAEVGAVLTAARTALREDFRIEHATLQIEPGASPGACGTVEW; the protein is encoded by the coding sequence GTGGGCGCGGGTCATGACCATCACCACGGCGCGGTCGCCAACGCCGCGCACCGCCACGCGGGGCGGCTCTGGGCGGCGTTCGCCCTGCTCGCCACGCTGATGGTGGTCGAGGCCGTGGCCGCCCTGCAAACCGGTTCGCTGGCCCTGCTCTCCGACGCCGGCCACATGTTCACCGACGTGCTCGGCATCGGGATGGCCCTGGCCGCCGTCGCCGCCACCCGACGGGCGGCGGCGGATCCGCAACGCACCTTCGGCCTCTACCGGCTGGAGGTGCTCGCCGCGCTGGCCAACGCCGTACTGCTCTCCGGCGTCGCCGTCTACGTGCTGGTCGAGGCGGTCCGCCGGTTCGGCGACCCGGTCGAGGTGCCGGCCGGGCCGATGCTGGTGGTGGCGGTGCTCGGTCTGCTCGCCAACGTGGTCGCCTTCGCCCTGCTGCGCCCGGGGGCCAAGGAGAGCATCAACCTGCGCGGGGCCTACCTGGAGGTGCTGGGCGACCTGCTCGGCTCCCTCGGCGTGATCGCGGCGGCGCTGCTGATCGCCGTCACCGACTGGTGGTGGGCAGACCCCCTGGTGGCCGTCGGGATCGGCCTGTTCATCCTCCCCCGCACCTGGCGGCTCGGCCGGGCGGCGGTGCGCATCCTCGTGCAGGCGGCCCCGGAGCACCTCCAGGTCACGGCGGTGCACGACCGGCTGGCAGCGGTGCCCGGGGTGGCCGAGGTGCACGACCTGCACGTCTGGACGCTCACCTCCGGCATGGAGGTGGCCTCGGCGCACCTCACCATGGCCCCGGACGCCGAGGTCGGGGCGGTGCTGACCGCCGCGCGCACCGCCCTGCGGGAGGACTTCCGCATCGAGCACGCGACGCTGCAGATCGAGCCCGGCGCGTCGCCCGGGGCCTGCGGGACGGTGGAGTGGTAA